The stretch of DNA AAAACATAAAGGCCACTGGGTAGAGATCTATCCAATTAGTTTGGACGAATGTCGAAGCCCTTAACAATGATGCCAGATTTCCAAGTTTTGTCATTGATTTCCATCAACCTCATTTCGACTTCACCATCCTCTCCTAAGTTGTTGAAAAACTCACCAAGCTTGATTTCTAACCAGCCATCACTTCGGAGATGTGGGAACCGGCCAAGTTCTCCTGGTAATTCCTTTTTCTTCGAGATGAAAACAGTGGTACCCTCAATGCCAGCGCCCTCCGCCACTTCGTTCACAAATCTTAGCGATGCTGTGGCTCGTTCAAGTTCACGAGGGTTATCTGTTAACTTGAACACTAAATATACAGCATAACTAGTCTTTCGAATAAGATTTTTTGTCTCGATCTTTCCATAAATGTCAAGCCAAGCTACCCTACGAAGCT from Nicotiana tomentosiformis chromosome 11, ASM39032v3, whole genome shotgun sequence encodes:
- the LOC104091211 gene encoding F-box protein PP2-B11-like codes for the protein MQGQWIAARDLSITWVDNPQYWTWKTVDPNIEVAELRRVAWLDIYGKIETKNLIRKTSYAVYLVFKLTDNPRELERATASLRFVNEVAEGAGIEGTTVFISKKKELPGELGRFPHLRSDGWLEIKLGEFFNNLGEDGEVEMRLMEINDKTWKSGIIVKGFDIRPN